The following proteins are co-located in the Dietzia timorensis genome:
- a CDS encoding penicillin-binding transpeptidase domain-containing protein, whose translation MAPVTRPSRRPWTRLSAAALAATLALGGCSVFSPDNGSSELDSFIEALNNEDAGAAAVLTSNPEAARASIEKSISGLTTDEQGPDLEIDRGDGDLPDGTVSLGMTWNLAPDRDGNPRTITGTGAAEMTKVGEEWKVEWSPAVLDDRFGEGDSLLLKNELDYSGRVLAADGSPSMEWLPVTNVQIPTSAIGPESQAPEQVAALVGQQFPEITAQSIRDGAQRAIDGAAESGEEEPENYTVVSLREEDIAPIREQLAGTENVILDEDHRLISVGLPSPAMSSVEEPLRERMGERGGWSAGIASSGVIREELASAAPEPIGDITTTLDPAIQSAAQSAVSGSGFASSIVAIRSSTGEVVAVAQNDSASSLGPVALQGHFPPGSTFKVVTTSAALGAGVVGANDTVSCPGVASVDGRTIPNEDEFALGQVSMGTAFARSCNTTQAMLSSGLTDTALRDTAAQLGIGTEMTIPGLDAYTGEVPVAEQGPARVEASIGQGTVTASPFGLALMSASVAAGGNLVLPTFFQGEPATVPNPPAPLDPAVASTIQDYMRQVVTSGTGTGAGGIPDLRGKTGTAETGMGDPHGWFTGYAGDLAFAVLMQEADSSKPAVSMAANFLSQAPY comes from the coding sequence ATGGCACCTGTAACTCGTCCTTCCCGTCGGCCATGGACTCGGCTTTCCGCAGCCGCCCTTGCCGCGACGCTTGCTCTCGGTGGCTGTTCGGTCTTCAGCCCGGACAACGGATCGTCCGAGCTCGATTCCTTTATCGAGGCGTTGAACAACGAGGACGCCGGGGCTGCGGCAGTCCTGACCAGCAATCCGGAAGCCGCGCGCGCGTCCATCGAGAAATCGATTTCGGGGCTGACAACGGACGAACAGGGTCCCGACCTCGAGATCGATCGTGGCGACGGAGACCTCCCGGACGGAACGGTGTCGCTGGGAATGACGTGGAATCTCGCCCCTGACCGCGACGGCAACCCCCGCACGATCACCGGCACGGGTGCCGCCGAAATGACGAAGGTAGGCGAGGAGTGGAAGGTCGAGTGGTCCCCGGCCGTGCTCGACGACCGTTTCGGCGAGGGCGATTCGCTACTGCTGAAGAACGAGCTGGACTACTCGGGCCGCGTCCTCGCCGCCGACGGCTCGCCATCCATGGAGTGGTTGCCGGTGACCAACGTGCAGATCCCCACCTCCGCGATCGGCCCGGAGTCGCAGGCGCCCGAGCAGGTAGCCGCACTGGTCGGGCAGCAATTTCCGGAAATCACCGCACAGTCGATTCGTGACGGCGCCCAGCGCGCCATCGACGGCGCCGCGGAATCCGGCGAGGAAGAACCGGAGAACTACACGGTCGTCAGCCTCCGCGAAGAGGACATTGCGCCGATCCGGGAGCAGCTCGCTGGCACCGAGAACGTGATCCTCGACGAAGACCACAGGCTGATCAGTGTCGGGCTCCCCTCGCCCGCGATGAGTTCGGTCGAGGAGCCGCTGCGCGAACGCATGGGCGAGCGCGGAGGATGGTCCGCGGGAATCGCCTCCTCCGGCGTCATCCGCGAAGAGTTGGCGTCCGCCGCGCCCGAGCCCATCGGTGACATCACCACCACGCTCGATCCGGCTATCCAGTCCGCGGCGCAATCGGCGGTCTCCGGCAGCGGATTCGCATCGTCGATCGTCGCGATCCGGTCGTCCACGGGCGAGGTGGTCGCCGTCGCACAGAACGACTCGGCGAGCTCGCTCGGCCCGGTCGCGCTGCAGGGCCATTTCCCTCCGGGGTCGACGTTCAAGGTGGTCACGACCTCGGCGGCGCTCGGCGCCGGCGTCGTCGGAGCGAACGACACCGTCTCGTGCCCCGGCGTAGCCAGCGTCGACGGGCGCACGATCCCCAACGAGGACGAATTCGCGCTCGGCCAGGTCTCGATGGGAACCGCGTTCGCCCGCTCGTGCAACACGACTCAGGCGATGCTGTCCTCGGGGCTCACCGACACCGCGCTGCGCGATACCGCCGCCCAGCTCGGCATCGGCACGGAGATGACCATCCCGGGGCTCGACGCCTACACGGGCGAGGTGCCGGTTGCCGAGCAGGGACCGGCGCGCGTCGAGGCTTCAATCGGACAGGGCACTGTCACGGCCAGCCCCTTCGGCCTCGCGCTGATGTCGGCGTCGGTCGCCGCGGGCGGTAACCTCGTGCTCCCCACGTTCTTCCAGGGCGAGCCCGCGACCGTCCCGAACCCGCCGGCGCCGCTCGACCCGGCCGTGGCGAGCACGATTCAGGACTACATGCGCCAGGTCGTCACCTCGGGCACCGGGACGGGCGCCGGCGGAATCCCCGACCTACGGGGCAAGACCGGAACTGCGGAAACCGGGATGGGCGACCCGCACGGCTGGTTCACCGGTTACGCCGGCGACCTCGCGTTCGCGGTGCTCATGCAGGAGGCGGACAGCTCCAAGCCGGCGGTGTCGATGGCCGCGAACTTCCTTTCCCAGGCGCCGTACTAG
- a CDS encoding GTP pyrophosphokinase, with translation MSTTAENVPDPDGPLLPFEGRDADGAPSPEVLESAFEAGRKLNEGFMPYRFAIQEVLTKLQILRDEISIREQYSPIEHISDRVKSLDSIVGKLRRRGLPLSVTSMHENLTDIAGVRVTCSFIGDTYRMQQLLDAQPDIRTIELKDYIAEPKPNGYRGLHAIMETPVHLSTGSEPVKVEIQFRTIAMDFWASLEHKTFYKYDRDVPSRLLAELTEAAETANLLDKRMESIHREIRGAGTTKL, from the coding sequence GTGAGTACGACAGCTGAAAACGTTCCGGACCCCGACGGCCCTCTCCTCCCCTTCGAGGGCCGCGACGCCGACGGAGCACCGTCACCCGAGGTGCTGGAGAGCGCATTCGAGGCGGGCAGAAAGCTCAACGAGGGCTTCATGCCGTACAGATTCGCGATCCAGGAGGTCCTGACCAAGTTGCAGATCCTCCGCGACGAGATCTCGATCCGCGAGCAATACAGCCCTATCGAGCACATTTCCGACCGGGTCAAGAGCCTCGATTCGATCGTCGGAAAGCTGCGGCGACGCGGCCTACCGCTGAGCGTGACGTCCATGCACGAGAACCTCACCGATATCGCGGGCGTTCGGGTGACCTGCTCGTTCATCGGCGACACGTACCGAATGCAGCAACTGCTCGATGCGCAACCGGACATACGGACGATCGAGCTCAAGGATTACATCGCCGAACCCAAGCCCAACGGATACCGCGGCCTGCACGCGATCATGGAGACCCCTGTGCACCTGTCGACGGGGTCCGAGCCGGTCAAGGTGGAGATCCAATTCCGAACGATCGCGATGGACTTCTGGGCGAGTCTGGAACACAAGACCTTCTATAAATACGACCGCGATGTCCCCTCCCGACTGCTCGCCGAGCTTACCGAGGCGGCAGAAACCGCCAACCTCCTCGATAAGAGGATGGAGTCGATCCATCGCGAGATCCGCGGCGCAGGGACGACGAAACTCTAA